A genomic window from Candidatus Anoxymicrobium japonicum includes:
- a CDS encoding glycosyl transferase translates to MDEQPTIVIHDWDDTDGASKLARSLSSGPLAVTARKIAVVAHAEHRAARELLASMGFEVIQASVGATSGERKNMGIKSARGDVALLSSKAQLIDNEWLSKLSEEAGSSLAGVVGCKVVDDRGMILNAGFHVLSPECELFPLGGGKKDINQYYYAREVEGVDSTCMYIRREALDRVGGFDADLDGHYDDLDFCLNVKSEGFPVMCAGRVKVAVHGGADTARQVTDAAHEAYRERRAAYYADRYDTRVMWHSWINAPTGYAVSSQYLVLALEQLNVDVRYGFVYGVEEAPNDDRRIMEVRRKTKDLDVTQVVYGQGDVFFKNSGAYRVGYSMLEVTGIPADWVEQANALDEVWVPSQFNKETFAASGVTKPLYVMPLGVDTNYFHPFIDSREIEGRFVFLSVFEWGERKAPEALLQAYNQEFSSSDDVLLLLKVNNTDPAVNIERHIEAMRLRAERAPMAIVLNQNISSYQMGSLYCSSDCFVLPTRGEGWGMPTLEAMACGLPTISTSWSAQTEFFNDDVGYPINIKGLIPAVAKCPYYDGFEWADPDVDHLASLMRRVYDNRKEARAKGLRASIQAREKWTWLDAARRIKARLCEISG, encoded by the coding sequence ATGGACGAGCAACCGACTATCGTCATACATGATTGGGACGACACCGACGGGGCGTCAAAACTGGCCCGCTCTCTCTCGTCCGGCCCGCTGGCGGTCACCGCAAGGAAGATTGCCGTTGTTGCTCATGCGGAGCACAGAGCGGCGCGCGAGCTGCTTGCGTCGATGGGTTTTGAAGTTATACAGGCTTCGGTTGGGGCCACGTCGGGTGAGCGAAAGAACATGGGGATCAAATCGGCGCGCGGCGACGTTGCGCTTCTGTCATCGAAAGCCCAGCTCATAGATAACGAGTGGCTTTCAAAGCTCTCCGAGGAGGCGGGATCCTCCCTCGCGGGAGTGGTGGGGTGCAAGGTGGTGGACGATAGAGGGATGATCCTCAACGCGGGCTTTCACGTGCTGTCTCCCGAATGCGAGCTTTTCCCGCTTGGCGGTGGCAAGAAAGATATAAACCAGTACTACTACGCGCGGGAGGTGGAAGGTGTCGATTCCACCTGCATGTACATCCGGCGCGAGGCGCTCGATCGCGTTGGCGGCTTCGACGCGGATCTCGACGGGCACTATGACGATCTTGATTTCTGCCTGAACGTCAAGTCCGAAGGGTTTCCCGTTATGTGCGCCGGTCGCGTGAAGGTAGCCGTGCACGGCGGCGCGGACACGGCGCGCCAGGTCACTGATGCCGCGCACGAGGCGTACCGTGAACGACGGGCGGCGTATTACGCCGACAGGTACGATACCCGTGTCATGTGGCACTCGTGGATCAACGCGCCCACGGGGTACGCGGTTTCTTCGCAGTACCTGGTGCTCGCTCTCGAGCAATTGAACGTGGATGTGCGCTACGGTTTTGTGTACGGCGTCGAGGAGGCGCCGAACGATGACAGGCGCATCATGGAGGTGCGCCGCAAGACGAAAGACCTGGATGTAACTCAGGTTGTGTACGGGCAGGGCGACGTTTTCTTCAAGAACAGTGGCGCTTACAGGGTCGGCTACTCAATGCTGGAGGTCACCGGCATCCCCGCGGACTGGGTCGAACAGGCGAACGCGCTGGACGAGGTGTGGGTTCCGTCTCAATTCAACAAAGAAACGTTTGCCGCGAGCGGTGTCACAAAGCCTTTGTATGTGATGCCACTGGGCGTAGACACAAACTACTTTCATCCATTCATCGATTCGCGCGAGATCGAGGGCCGCTTCGTGTTCCTGTCCGTGTTCGAATGGGGCGAGCGAAAAGCCCCTGAGGCTCTGCTGCAAGCGTACAACCAGGAGTTTTCGTCCAGCGATGACGTGCTCTTGCTCCTGAAGGTCAACAACACCGACCCTGCCGTCAATATCGAACGTCATATCGAGGCTATGCGCTTGAGGGCCGAACGGGCGCCCATGGCGATTGTGCTCAACCAGAACATTTCCAGCTACCAGATGGGCTCGCTCTACTGCTCCAGTGATTGCTTTGTCCTGCCCACGAGGGGGGAAGGTTGGGGCATGCCCACGCTGGAGGCGATGGCGTGCGGGTTGCCGACTATCAGTACCAGTTGGAGCGCGCAGACTGAGTTTTTCAACGATGATGTCGGTTATCCCATCAACATTAAAGGGCTCATTCCAGCGGTCGCCAAGTGCCCTTACTACGACGGCTTCGAGTGGGCGGATCCCGACGTTGACCACCTGGCTTCGTTGATGCGGCGCGTGTACGATAACCGCAAGGAGGCGCGGGCAAAAGGGTTGCGCGCTTCTATCCAGGCGCGCGAGAAGTGGACATGGCTTGACGCCGCCAGGCGCATAAAGGCGCGGCTCTGTGAAATCTCCGGCTGA